The Burkholderia mayonis DNA window ACCCGTCCGCGCAACTGCTCGCGACGTTCGGCACGTTCGCCGCCGCGTTCCTCGTGCGCCCCCTCGGCGGGATGGTGTTCGGCCCGCTCGGCGACCGCATCGGCCGCCAGCGCGTGCTCGCGATGACGATGATCATGATGGCGGTCGGCACGTTCGCGATCGGCCTCATCCCGAGCTACGGCTCGATCGGCATCCTGGCGCCCGTGCTGCTCCTCGTCGCGCGCCTCGTGCAGGGCTTCTCGACGGGCGGCGAATACGGCGGCGCGGCGACCTTCATCGCCGAGTTCTCGACGGACAAGCGCCGCGGCTTCATGGGCAGCTTCCTCGAGTTCGGCACGCTGATCGGCTATGTGATGGGCGCGGGCGTCGTCGCGCTGCTGACGGCGTCGCTGTCGCACGAGGCGCTCTTGTCGTGGGGCTGGCGCGTGCCGTTCCTCATCGCCGGCCCGCTCGGCCTGATCGGCCTCTACATCCGGATGAAGCTCGAAGAAACGCCCGCATTCAAGCGTCAGGCCGAAGTGCGCGAAGCACAGGACAAGGCGGTGCCGAAGACGCATTTCCGCCGGCAGCTCATGCGTCACTGGCGCGCGCTGCTGTTGTGCATCGGTCTCGTGCTGATCTTCAACGTCGCCGACTACATGGCGCTGTCGTACCTGCCGAGCTACCTGTCGTCGACGCTGCACTTCGACGAGGCGCACGGCCTCATGCTGATCCTGATCGTGATGGTGCTGATGATGCCGATGACGCTCGCGACGGGCCGCCTGTCGGACGCGGTCGGCCGCAAGCCGGTTATGCTCGCCGGCTGCATCGGGCTCTTCACGCTCGCGATCCCCGCGCTGCTCCTCATCCGCACGGGCGAAACGTCGCTCGTGTTCGGCGGCCTCTTGATCCTCGGCGCGCTGCTGTCGTGCTTCACGGGCGTGATGCCGTCGGCGCTGCCCGCTCTCTTCCCGACCGAGATCCGCTACGGCGCGCTCGCGATCGGCTTCAACGTGTCGGTGTCGCTGTTCGGCGGCACGACGCCGCTCGCGGCCGCCTGGCTCGTCGACGCGACGGGCAACCTGATGATGCCCGCGTACTACCTGATGGGCGCCGCCGTGATCGGCGCGATCTCGGTGCTCGCGCTGCCGGAGAGCGCGCGCCAGCCGCTGAAGGGCTCGCCGCCTGCCGTCGCGTCGCATCGCGAGGCGCGTGCGCTCGAGATCAAGCGCCGCGAGGCGGACGAGCGCGACGACAGCGGCTACGCGCCCGCTGCCGCGCTGCGTGCATGAAGTCGAATACGCGAGAGCTTAGACACGCCATTCGATGATGGACCGCGGAGGCGGCCTCGCGACGCGCGATCAGCGTGGCGAGGCCGCCTCCGCGTTTTCGCGCTCGGCAATGGTCGGTCGGAACAGAGGTTCGCGGCGCTTCGTGCGGCGCCCGGCGCCGAATATCGAGCGTCGAGCAGCGGGCGGGGCGGATCATGCCCGCGCGCTGCCGCGGCGCCCTGCCCGCGCCGCTCGATTCAATCGAGCGGCGTGCCCTCGAACTCCGGCAGCGCCTCAGCACGCGCGGACAGCGCGGCGAGCGCCGGATAGCGCGCCGGCTCGATGCGCGCGAGATCCGGGTAGTCGTCCTTCATGAATTGCGTGAAGCGCCACGCCACGGCGACCGTGACGTCCGCCTGCGTGATCCGCTCGCCAACGAGCCAGCCGCTCGCGCCCGCGATGCGCGCCTCGAGCGCGCCGTACGCGCCGTCGAGCTGGCCGAGCACGCGGTCGAGCCACGGCTGGTGCTGCTTGTCGCCCGGCCGCAGCCCATGCTCGTAGACGACCTGCACCGTCTTTTCCGCCGCCGCGAGCGCGAGGCCCGTCAGCTCGAGCGCGCGCACGCGCGCCGCCGGATCTTCCGGCATCAGCCGCCGCCCGGGCGCGACAAGCCGATCGAGGTAATCGACGATCAGCGACGAATCGACGAGCATCGTGCCGTCGTCGATGAAGAACGTCGGCGCCTTCACGACCGGATTGAGCGACTTGAACGCGTCGAACTGGCGAAACACCGACAACGAACTGT harbors:
- the proP gene encoding glycine betaine/L-proline transporter ProP, whose translation is MTATPAPSTSSIATADGASAAAPHDITVVDQGLLKRAVGAMALGNAMEWFDFGVYSYIAVTLGQVFFPSSNPSAQLLATFGTFAAAFLVRPLGGMVFGPLGDRIGRQRVLAMTMIMMAVGTFAIGLIPSYGSIGILAPVLLLVARLVQGFSTGGEYGGAATFIAEFSTDKRRGFMGSFLEFGTLIGYVMGAGVVALLTASLSHEALLSWGWRVPFLIAGPLGLIGLYIRMKLEETPAFKRQAEVREAQDKAVPKTHFRRQLMRHWRALLLCIGLVLIFNVADYMALSYLPSYLSSTLHFDEAHGLMLILIVMVLMMPMTLATGRLSDAVGRKPVMLAGCIGLFTLAIPALLLIRTGETSLVFGGLLILGALLSCFTGVMPSALPALFPTEIRYGALAIGFNVSVSLFGGTTPLAAAWLVDATGNLMMPAYYLMGAAVIGAISVLALPESARQPLKGSPPAVASHREARALEIKRREADERDDSGYAPAAALRA
- a CDS encoding glutathione S-transferase family protein, translated to MKLIGMLDSPFVRRVAISAKLLGLPFEHSSLSVFRQFDAFKSLNPVVKAPTFFIDDGTMLVDSSLIVDYLDRLVAPGRRLMPEDPAARVRALELTGLALAAAEKTVQVVYEHGLRPGDKQHQPWLDRVLGQLDGAYGALEARIAGASGWLVGERITQADVTVAVAWRFTQFMKDDYPDLARIEPARYPALAALSARAEALPEFEGTPLD